A genomic region of Natronoarchaeum mannanilyticum contains the following coding sequences:
- a CDS encoding NADPH:quinone oxidoreductase family protein translates to MNVIEVTEYGDADALEVVERELPEPGPEQVRIEIESAGINFADIMQRRGKYLGGPEPPYVPGMEAAGRIDATGERVNLDEGDRVVAMVDTGAYGEYVLANPQSLFPIPEGMSFDEAAGFPVQFLTAHGCLFGWGGLEEGERVLIQAASGGVGTAAVQLASAAGAEVFGTASSQEKLDRAAELGCDHPINYVEDDFVEEIDELTDGEGVDLVLDGVGGDVFHDSLDALKPFGRIVTYGAASGDTASVDTGRLLFENKTVIGYHLGRAMRHDPGRVLEAVPELTQKLTGGDLEVIVGESFPLEDAAEAHQYIEDRKSSGKVVLHP, encoded by the coding sequence ATGAACGTGATCGAGGTGACGGAGTACGGCGACGCCGACGCGCTGGAGGTCGTCGAGCGGGAGCTGCCCGAGCCCGGCCCCGAGCAAGTCCGGATCGAGATCGAGTCCGCGGGGATCAACTTCGCGGACATCATGCAGCGCCGCGGCAAGTACCTCGGCGGCCCGGAGCCCCCGTACGTCCCCGGCATGGAGGCCGCGGGACGGATCGACGCCACCGGCGAGCGCGTCAACTTAGACGAGGGCGACCGCGTCGTCGCGATGGTCGACACCGGCGCCTACGGCGAGTACGTCCTCGCGAACCCCCAGTCGCTGTTCCCGATCCCCGAGGGGATGAGCTTCGACGAGGCCGCGGGCTTCCCCGTCCAGTTCCTGACCGCCCACGGCTGCCTGTTCGGCTGGGGCGGGCTCGAAGAGGGCGAGCGCGTGCTGATCCAGGCCGCCAGCGGCGGCGTCGGCACCGCGGCGGTCCAGCTGGCGTCAGCGGCCGGGGCCGAAGTGTTCGGAACCGCAAGTAGTCAAGAGAAGCTCGACCGGGCCGCCGAGCTGGGCTGCGATCACCCGATCAACTACGTCGAGGACGACTTCGTCGAGGAGATCGACGAACTGACCGACGGCGAAGGTGTGGATCTGGTGCTGGACGGCGTCGGCGGCGACGTGTTCCACGACAGTCTCGACGCGCTGAAACCGTTCGGCCGGATCGTCACCTACGGCGCCGCGAGCGGCGACACGGCGTCGGTCGACACCGGTCGGCTGCTGTTCGAGAACAAGACCGTGATCGGCTACCACCTCGGGCGCGCGATGCGCCACGACCCCGGGCGCGTGCTCGAAGCCGTCCCCGAGCTCACCCAGAAGCTCACCGGCGGCGACCTCGAAGTGATCGTCGGCGAGTCGTTCCCGCTCGAAGACGCCGCCGAGGCCCACCAGTACATCGAGGACCGCAAGAGCAGCGGGAAAGTCGTCCTGCACCCCTGA
- a CDS encoding TIGR04024 family LLM class F420-dependent oxidoreductase encodes MSDASSRADREIHLPVAAQDGVDAIAEMTNRAEDRGYERAWLPETWGRDAASTLGVVAERTERIELGTSIANVYSRSPALLGQTAATLQEVSDGRFRLGIGPSGPAVIEGWHGADFDRPLRRTRETVDIVRKVVEGEPVEYDGDVFTLSGFRLRFEPPDPAPPIDVAGLGPKSVELAGRFADGWHATTFTADGLRERLEDLRRGAELGDRDPEDVRVTLSLPACALEDGDEARQLAAQHLAFYVGGMGTYYRDSLARQGHEELATDIASAWASGERDRAVELVAENVLDDMAAAGTPEQARERLSEFESIEGLDAVALAFPRGADREAIDETIDALAPDA; translated from the coding sequence ATGAGCGACGCGAGCTCGCGCGCCGATCGGGAGATCCATCTCCCCGTCGCGGCGCAGGACGGGGTCGACGCCATCGCCGAGATGACGAACAGAGCCGAGGATCGGGGCTACGAGCGCGCCTGGCTCCCCGAGACGTGGGGCCGGGACGCCGCCTCGACGCTGGGCGTCGTCGCCGAGCGCACCGAGCGGATCGAACTCGGCACCAGCATCGCCAACGTGTACTCGCGCTCGCCCGCGCTGCTTGGTCAGACCGCCGCGACGCTCCAGGAGGTCTCCGACGGGCGATTCCGCCTCGGCATCGGGCCGAGCGGGCCCGCCGTGATCGAGGGCTGGCACGGCGCCGACTTCGACCGGCCGCTCCGCCGGACGCGCGAAACCGTCGACATCGTGCGGAAGGTCGTCGAGGGCGAGCCCGTCGAGTACGACGGCGACGTGTTCACGCTGTCGGGCTTTCGGCTTCGCTTCGAGCCGCCGGATCCCGCGCCGCCGATCGACGTCGCGGGACTCGGTCCCAAGTCGGTCGAACTCGCCGGCCGGTTCGCCGACGGCTGGCACGCCACGACGTTTACGGCCGACGGGCTGCGCGAGCGTCTGGAGGATCTGCGCCGCGGCGCCGAACTGGGCGACCGCGACCCCGAGGACGTGCGCGTGACGCTGTCGCTGCCGGCCTGCGCGCTGGAGGACGGTGACGAGGCCCGGCAGCTCGCGGCCCAGCACCTCGCGTTCTACGTCGGCGGGATGGGCACCTACTACCGCGATTCGCTGGCCCGACAGGGCCACGAGGAACTCGCGACCGACATCGCGTCGGCGTGGGCCAGCGGCGAGCGCGACCGGGCGGTCGAACTCGTCGCCGAGAACGTGCTCGACGACATGGCGGCCGCCGGGACGCCCGAGCAGGCCCGCGAGCGGCTCTCCGAGTTCGAGTCGATCGAGGGCCTCGACGCCGTCGCGCTGGCGTTCCCCCGCGGCGCCGACCGCGAGGCGATCGACGAGACGATCGACGCGCTCGCCCCCGACGCGTGA
- a CDS encoding SDR family oxidoreductase: MTGGRFGIEGSTAIVTGASSGIGKAIAERFAADGVDVVICSRDEDNVDPVAERISEREAGGEAVAVECDVTDRDAVEALVETTVEVFGGLDVLVNNAGASFMANFEDISPNGWNRIVDINLTGTYHCTQAAEEELKDGGGVVINLSSEAGQDGAPFMSHYAAAKAGVINLTKTLGHEWADDGVRVNCIAPGYVATPGVESQMGVTAENIDRDEVDRAIGLSEEIADVAQFLASPASSYVVGETIRAAGAPDLMKSPDQ; encoded by the coding sequence GTGACGGGCGGCCGATTCGGGATCGAGGGGTCGACGGCGATCGTCACCGGGGCGTCCAGCGGCATCGGGAAGGCGATCGCCGAGCGGTTCGCCGCCGACGGCGTCGACGTCGTGATCTGCTCGCGCGACGAGGACAACGTCGATCCGGTCGCCGAGCGGATCAGCGAGCGCGAAGCGGGCGGCGAGGCCGTCGCCGTCGAGTGCGACGTGACCGACCGGGACGCCGTCGAGGCGCTCGTCGAGACCACCGTCGAGGTGTTCGGCGGGCTCGACGTGCTGGTCAACAACGCCGGCGCCTCCTTCATGGCGAACTTCGAGGACATCAGCCCGAACGGCTGGAATCGGATCGTCGACATCAATCTCACCGGCACCTACCACTGCACGCAGGCCGCCGAGGAGGAACTCAAAGACGGCGGCGGCGTCGTGATCAACCTCTCCAGCGAGGCCGGCCAGGACGGCGCGCCGTTCATGAGCCACTACGCCGCGGCGAAGGCGGGCGTGATCAACCTTACCAAGACGCTGGGTCACGAGTGGGCCGACGACGGCGTCCGCGTCAACTGCATCGCGCCGGGCTACGTCGCGACGCCGGGCGTCGAATCGCAGATGGGCGTCACAGCCGAGAATATCGACCGCGACGAGGTCGACCGCGCGATCGGCCTGAGCGAGGAGATCGCCGACGTGGCGCAGTTCCTCGCGAGCCCGGCGTCGTCGTACGTCGTCGGCGAGACGATCCGCGCGGCCGGCGCGCCCGACCTCATGAAATCGCCCGACCAATGA